The sequence GAACATCACGACCGCGCTCGATCGGGACCGACAGGTCCCGAGCGGCTCTCCGACGCCGCAGTAGCGTGGCCAACTGGGCGACGTTCGTCGGCCTGACGGGCGTCGTCACCCTCTTGCTTCTCGCGCTGTCTCACGCCTCGCAAACCGCGATCAGCGAACCCGATTCCGACATCGACGTCGAGCCGACGAGCGGCCTCTTGCTCGTGAACGTCGCGCTTTCACAGGGCGTCTTTCTCAGCCTGCTTCTCGCCGCCGCGTGGTACACGCAGATTCCCCGTAGCGCGCTCGGCGTCAGTGGTGGGTCGACCGGGACTGCGGCGCTCGGTGCCGGTCTCGCGGTCGGGACCGCCCTCTACGTCGCCTCGGAACTGGGTGGGGCGGTCGCCGACCGGCTGGACGTCGAGTACGACGAGGGGCTCAGAGAGCTCCTCGCACCGGATTCACCGGGCGGCTGGGCGGTACTGTTGGGGCTCGTCCTTCCGGTGATCGCCGTCTTCGAGGAGGTCCTCTTTCGGGCCGCGCTGATCGGCGCAGTAGCGGCGGGCTACGGCGTTTCGCCGTGGCTCCTGGCCGTTCTGTCCTCGATCCTCTTCGCGCTCGGCCACGGTGCACAGGGCACCAGCGGGATCGTCGTCACCGGCCTGCTGGGGTTCGCGCTCGCGGCGGCGTTCATCGTCACCGAGAGCCTGCTCGTGGTCGTCCTCGCACACTACCTCGTGAACGCCCTCGAATTCCTGATCCACGAGGGGATCGGGATCGAGTGGCTCTAAGGGCTCGATTCGAGCTCCCGAAGCCGTCGGTCGAGCCCTGCAGGGAGTGCGCTCGGACCGTCGACGACGCGGTGTGAGGGCAGCAGGATCGGAACCGGATTGGCCTCCAGGGCGGCCCGGACGACCCCCTCGTCCTCCTCGGAATCGAGCCCCGGTACCGTCCGGGTGAGGGTCGCCACGTCCGTCGTCTCCCCGTATGGGACCTCGCGCACCCGTTCGAGCACCGCACGGTGGTCCGTCGGGACCGTGAGCGCGATCGGGACGTCCTCGAAGTCGTCTGACTCGCCGGCCAGAACGCGCTCGATCTGATCGAGCAACGGGTGGCCACGCGTCGCCTCATCGGGTGGCTCCTCGGGAATCGAGAGACTGATGACGCGTCGGGAGGCGATCCCGATCCGCACCACACCGAACTCCCCGAGCGCCCGAGCGTAGATTCCCGTGTCGCTTTCGTCCATATCGATTGGAGGGCCGAGGGCGACTTCAACCCCGTGGCGCAAGTCTTATGTGCAAATCAGTACGTTAGCGTACAGTGATGAACACTAGTGATGCGCTCGCGCCCGCCGTCGAGGCGATCCTTCGGTCGGCCCGCGAGCGCGAAGGGGGGCACGAGCCGCTTGCGGTCGAGGCCCGGTCGTTCCCCGAGGCGGTCGCCGCCGCGGAGCGCGAGGGACGGGTCCCCGTAATCGCCGAGGTCAAACCCACGAGCCCGACGACGGAGGGCGTCCGGGAGGACGAGCCCGTCGAGTTGGCTCGAGAAATGGTCGCCGGCGGGGCGGCGGCGCTGTCGGTGCTGACTGAGCCCGAGCACTTCGGGGGGTCGCCCGAAACGCTGGAGCGGGTGCGCGAGGCCGTCGACGTGCCGGTGCTCAGGAAGGACTTCCTGCTTCGGGAGGACCAGCTCGACGTCGTCGAGTCCGATCTCGTTCTCCTAATCGCACGGTTCGTCGACGACCTCGCGGGGCTTATCGAAGCGGCGAGAGAACGGGGATTCCAGCCGCTGGTCGAGGTTCACACCCGCGAGGAACTCGAGGAAGCGCTCGCGGCCGGCGCGGAGATCGTCGGGATCAATAACCGCGATCTCGCCCGGTTGGAGGTCGATCTCGCGACCTTCGAGTCGGTCGCGAAGGAGGCCCCCGAGGACGTGCTACTGGTCGCAGAAAGCGGGATCAGTTCGGAGGAGGACGTCCGGCGGATGCGGACGGCGGGCGCGGACGCGCTGTTGATCGGTACCGCCATCATGGACGGGGACGTACGCGAGAACACCGAGGAGTTCACCACGCAATGAGCACGCACGAGACCAAGTTCGGACGCTACGGCGGCCAGTACGTACCCGAGGCGCTGATGCCCGCGATCGAGGAGCTGGAGGACGCGTATCAGCGGTACGTCCTCGAAAACGAGGACGGGTTCATGGACGACTTCCGCGCCCGTCTACGGGACTTCGGCGGGCGACCCACGCCGCTACAGCACGCCGAGGCGCTCTCGGCGCGTTACGACCGGGAGGTGTATCTCAAACGCGAGGACCTCCTCCACGGCGGGGCGCACAAGCTGAACAACGCTCTCGGGCAAGCGTTGCTCGCCAAATACATGGGCAAGGAACGGATCATCGCCGAGACCGGTGCCGGGCAACACGGCACCGCGACGGCGATGGCGTGTGCCCATCTGGGACTGGACTGCGAGATCTATATGGGCGAGCGCGACATCAACCGCCAGCGTCCCAACGTCTTCCGAATGCGACTGAACGGCGCGGAAATGAACCCCGTGACGACGGGACGGGGAACCCTCAAGGAGGCCATCTCGGAGACGATGCGCGACTGGGCCACCTCGGTCGAGGACACCCACTACGTGATCGGCAGCGTCGTGGGCCCGCATCCGTTCCCGCGGATGGTCCGGGACTTTCAGGCGGTGATCAGTGAGGAGGCCCGCGGGCAGATCGAGGAGAAAACAGGACAATTGCCCGACAGCGTGCTCGCGTGTGCGGGCGGGGGCTCGAACACGATGGGGGCGTTCCACGAGTTCATGGGGGAGGATGTCGATCTCTATGCCGTCGAGGCCGGCGGCAGTAGCCTCGAAGTGGACGAGAAGGGTGGCGTGGCGCCGAACTCCGCGTCGCTTTCCACTGGCAGCGAGGGCGTCCTCCACGGCGCGCGAACCAAACTGCTACAGGACTCGGACGGCCAGATCATGGAGTCACACTCGGTCTCGTCGGGGCTCGACTACGCGGGCGTCGGCCCCGAACTCGCCCATCTCGTCGACGAGGAGCGAGTGACTCCGGTGAACGTCGACGACGACGGGGCTCTCGAGGGCTTTCACCGGCTCTCCCAGTTGGAGGGAATCATCCCTGCGCTGGAGACGGCCCACGCCTTCGCCTTCCTCGAAGAGGAGTACGAGGACTTGGGAGAGGTCGTGATCGTCAACGTCTCGGGGCGCGGAGACAAGGACCTCGAATCGGTGATCGAGGAGACCGCCGAACGCGAGATCGAAGGGGCACCTGACATGGACGTCTTCCAGGGGGGACTATGAGTCGGAGTCGTATCGACGAGGCCTTCGCGGACGGGCCGGCCTTTATCCCCTATCTCGCGGCGGGCGATTCAGGCGTCTCCGGGAGCGAAGCGACCGGAGGCTCGGAAGACCTACGGTCTTCCGGCGTCGAGTCGACCAAGGAGTACGTCCGCGCGCTGGTGCGTGGCGGCGCGGACGTGGTCGAACTCGGCCTTCCGTTCTCGGAGCCGATCGCGGAGGGCTCGACCATCCAGAACGCGATCGTCCGCTCGCTCGCGGGCGGGATGACCCCCGAGACCTACTTCGACTTGGTCGAGGACCTCGACATCGAGGTGCCGATCGTCTGCATGACCTACTACAACCTGATCTATCGCTACGGCGACGAGGAGGGACCGGAGCCGTTCGTTCGGCGCGCTGCCGAGGTCGGTATCGACGGGTTCGTCGTTCCCGATCTGCCCGCCGAGGAGGCCGACCCGCTCCGGGAGGCCTGCGATTCCTACGGGCTGGACTTGGTGTTCATCGTCGCGCCGACGACGCGCGGCGAGCGCCTCGAACGCATCATGAGCCAGGTCTCGGGCTACGTCTACGTGCAGGCGCGCCTCGGAACCACGGGCGCGCGCGCCGACGTGAGCGACCAGACCGACGCGAGTCTCGAACGCCTGGAGGAGTGGGACGTCCCCAAG is a genomic window of Halalkalicoccus subterraneus containing:
- a CDS encoding CPBP family intramembrane glutamic endopeptidase; this encodes MANWATFVGLTGVVTLLLLALSHASQTAISEPDSDIDVEPTSGLLLVNVALSQGVFLSLLLAAAWYTQIPRSALGVSGGSTGTAALGAGLAVGTALYVASELGGAVADRLDVEYDEGLRELLAPDSPGGWAVLLGLVLPVIAVFEEVLFRAALIGAVAAGYGVSPWLLAVLSSILFALGHGAQGTSGIVVTGLLGFALAAAFIVTESLLVVVLAHYLVNALEFLIHEGIGIEWL
- a CDS encoding MGMT family protein, whose product is MDESDTGIYARALGEFGVVRIGIASRRVISLSIPEEPPDEATRGHPLLDQIERVLAGESDDFEDVPIALTVPTDHRAVLERVREVPYGETTDVATLTRTVPGLDSEEDEGVVRAALEANPVPILLPSHRVVDGPSALPAGLDRRLRELESSP
- the trpC gene encoding indole-3-glycerol phosphate synthase, whose product is MNTSDALAPAVEAILRSAREREGGHEPLAVEARSFPEAVAAAEREGRVPVIAEVKPTSPTTEGVREDEPVELAREMVAGGAAALSVLTEPEHFGGSPETLERVREAVDVPVLRKDFLLREDQLDVVESDLVLLIARFVDDLAGLIEAARERGFQPLVEVHTREELEEALAAGAEIVGINNRDLARLEVDLATFESVAKEAPEDVLLVAESGISSEEDVRRMRTAGADALLIGTAIMDGDVRENTEEFTTQ
- the trpB gene encoding tryptophan synthase subunit beta yields the protein MSTHETKFGRYGGQYVPEALMPAIEELEDAYQRYVLENEDGFMDDFRARLRDFGGRPTPLQHAEALSARYDREVYLKREDLLHGGAHKLNNALGQALLAKYMGKERIIAETGAGQHGTATAMACAHLGLDCEIYMGERDINRQRPNVFRMRLNGAEMNPVTTGRGTLKEAISETMRDWATSVEDTHYVIGSVVGPHPFPRMVRDFQAVISEEARGQIEEKTGQLPDSVLACAGGGSNTMGAFHEFMGEDVDLYAVEAGGSSLEVDEKGGVAPNSASLSTGSEGVLHGARTKLLQDSDGQIMESHSVSSGLDYAGVGPELAHLVDEERVTPVNVDDDGALEGFHRLSQLEGIIPALETAHAFAFLEEEYEDLGEVVIVNVSGRGDKDLESVIEETAEREIEGAPDMDVFQGGL
- the trpA gene encoding tryptophan synthase subunit alpha, which translates into the protein MSRSRIDEAFADGPAFIPYLAAGDSGVSGSEATGGSEDLRSSGVESTKEYVRALVRGGADVVELGLPFSEPIAEGSTIQNAIVRSLAGGMTPETYFDLVEDLDIEVPIVCMTYYNLIYRYGDEEGPEPFVRRAAEVGIDGFVVPDLPAEEADPLREACDSYGLDLVFIVAPTTRGERLERIMSQVSGYVYVQARLGTTGARADVSDQTDASLERLEEWDVPKAVGFGISEREHAERIVAGGADGIIVGSALVDIIAEGDTDDGTVAERLERKARELKEGALAGAADRPQPERP